From the genome of Plectropomus leopardus isolate mb chromosome 9, YSFRI_Pleo_2.0, whole genome shotgun sequence:
tttatttaactttgacataaaatcacacacaatcacaaaatgTCAAGGATGGCACAGTAAAGTCAAAGCCTCATAGTATTTACATTGTAGTTCTTGATAAAGAGGAAATACAGTGTGTAATACATCTtgtaaaaagtctaaaaagtctattttttatgaatattgGGCCTTGAAAGTCATTAAATactcttaaatttgaatttgtgaggtcttaattaccacaaacattttatttttattgtatttacccatcttttaatttaattttgtcaatatgagtcaagctcttctgCATGCAAGTCCACATTTGTGATGTTATAAATCTTAAAACCCATCACTGAACCTAATAgtcattttctttatgttttgcaCTTACCTGTAGGATAACCGACCTCACTTTAATAAacatattcctacataaaacctaTCTCTGCATGGGACTATGTGTACACTACATACGTTTATATTTACCTGCagtgcttgaataagaaaaacaatgatttgtcTAACTTAATTAAAGTCCACATAAAATTAAGTATTTGCACTTATTataagaaactttaaaaaaacaaagctgtgaaTTATATATGACTGAATGAGGTCAGAAATGGAAGTCTGTATGTACCAAGAGACAAACTAATGCATTGGTGGTTTCGGTCctttttattaatgaaaaatagaataatgAAGTGAGtcatttatctctttttaaCACCTTCCTCCAGGTTTGGCAATGACCATGAGTTACCTGTTTCGTGAACCTGCCACCATCAACTATCCATTTGAGAAGGGCCCTCTGTCACCCCGCTTCCGTGGAGAGCACGCGCTCCGCCGCTATCCCAATGGAGAAGAGCGCTGCATCGCCTGTAAGCTGTGTGAGGCCATCTGCCCCGCTCAGGTGAACACTTTTAGGAACTATCATACATTATCAGCTGTTCTTCGGTGTACTCTCATATATCTTATACTCTCATCATTTTTGTCTTCACTTTCTATTAGTGGATGTGTATTCTCAGCTGTCCTCACTATAGGATGACCTTGTTTACTTTGAAGTGTCCTGCAGTTTTTTTAGGCAGCAGGGATGCTAGGAGGTATTAAAATTTAGCAAATAGCATGTTAAAACAATCTGTGCCTCTCAATACATCTGGGTATTTTTGGggtgaaaaaatgcacagaagtTAAGAAAATCGTCTTAAGTGTGTCTCCAAATTAATTTTTCTAATATTTGAACGCTACACACTTTTGTAATTATACCTACAGTACATTCTTTATgttattctgattttatttctacAGACTAGTATTTTTATCTGTCTGTACTCAGTTAATCTTATAAGACCTGCTGCATAGACTGTGATTAAGTCGATGCTGAAATATGTGTCTGTCTCGTCTGACTTTAGTTTTGTCTCTTCCCTTTCCTCCCTGTGGAACTCAGGCTATTACCATCGAAGCTGAGACACGGGCTGATGGCAGCCGGAGAACTACACGCTACGACATTGATATGACAAAATGCATCTACTGTGGCTTTTGCCAGGAAGCCTGTCCTGTTGATGCTATTGTTGAGGTAAGAATGATCTTGTCCTGTGAACTGAATATTAGATTTTATGGAGCTGAAGCAAAGTGGCTGTTTGCACTGGCAGAACTGTATTTCTGCTacttgaaatatatatttaaagaagtGTTTCACTGCTGGGAAGAGAtgcttctttgttgttgttgtttcgtAAAACAgggctgtctgtgcagtagaaagatgcaaaaagttttgaaattggtgctttCGCGATCagagaaaacagggaaaatgGCTGTGGTATTCACtattgctcaagaggtagaaagcCTAAAACCACCAGAACATAATGTTTGGCATGGAACCGGTAAATGCTCTCGCAGGTAGGTGTTGTAATGCAAGTTTTTTGTGCGATAAAAATTTGGCACCAAATTTGTatcacagttaaacagtaagttGAACTGTATTTCTGCTTGATCTAATTTTTGAGCATTTCTTTTTACAACACAAGGAACAGTTTTGCACCACTTCCTGTTCAtaaattctcatattacagctaaacagtgcactaaaatatgtttctgaagacattttaggaaataggcaatacagaaactgaatcttggttcatatttgaccagcactgcctagttttactgtttgatctgagtttgagagatCCGCTTCTATATCAATCAATAAGTcagtcaaattttatttatacagcaccattcaaacaaaccaaatgcaattcaaagtgctttatagtttgattgaagaaacaacaaacatgaacaaaaacaacatataaaaaaagcaaaaatagatCTTAAAAATggattgaaaaataaaaaagactaaGTATAAACCATAAAATAGTGACACTATATAGAagccaaacaaaaaaggtaaGTTTTTAGTTTACGTTTAAAAGTATCAATaatatactctttgtgtctgtgattGGCAAATGAGCAGGGAGAGCTGGGTGCTAGTAAAATAGCGGTAAGTTAGTAGttgtcatttacacacactacTCACATTGTTCACACTGTTGCTACTCACATTGTTATGATGCatagctggttgaaaatcaacAAGGTATCCCTTCATTAAAAAGGAAGAGGTTTGTGCAAGGGAATCTTTGGgcaaataaaatcagtttcacATTTGCATGCCCAGTATTTATTTCCTTTGCATACCAACACTAACAGAAAGTATACGACACTGTGGGCTTCAGTGTGCTTCAAACAATGTGCTTCTCAGATCATGACATTCAACAACATCTGACTTCCTTTCCGACCCACAAAGGGGaggattatttatttaatgtgggGTATTATGCACTCAACCCACCTTCAGACACAATATATGTAGAACATGAAACTGTATACCATCTGTATACAGTTATGCTTCATCATATGCACTAAACCACCTATAGAtgtttaatgtgtattttttccctTGATTCCTCCCTCAGGGTCCAAACTTTGAATTTTCCACAGAGACCCATGAGGAGCTGCTCTACAACAAAGAGAAGCTTCTCAACAATGGAGACCTATGGGAGGCTGAGATAGCAGCCAACATAAAGGCAGACTACTTGTACAGATAAATCTGTACACAGCCAGCAAAGATGTGTCATACACGCAAATGATATAATCCTCCTTTGCATTAAAGataatatttttagctttaaataTATTCCAGTGAGTTACAAATGAGTAACGAAGCCTTGCAGCCTGAGATGTTTTTGTCAGAattgagaaaaaacataaacacgCACAAATGTAATCATCCGTTCTGTGTTGTAACGATGgatgttatttatgtttattttatagcCTGTAACCACTATAGTCTATGCAAAGTCTGTGATGCAAAGTTTCCTGCTGCACTTTATTTAGCTCATCTAAGATGTTGATTTTAATTAAGACATTTCTGAAAAGAAGAATTTCTGAAAGagtgtatttatgtaattttgctGAAGATACTGAAATAAATCCTGTTTTAAAACGCTAACCATTCATTCACCTGTCGCATTAAAGCTGGTGCTGAAACAATGAGTAGACTTATTGAGTAGTTGATTTAGttaagtcatttatcaagcaaaaatgcaaaataatctTTGGATCCAGCTGTAAAAATGTGggcatttttggcttttatcagttttatataataataataataataataataataataataataataataataataataataataataataataataataaataataataaaacctttatttatacagcaccttaaaaatagtttacaaagtgctttgacaaagcaaagcaaaggcAAAATACTGAGGGGCAATATAACAAGAGAAGCCACATAGTAATGCCAAAATTTAGGACAGCTAAAAAATAAGGtaaaacttaacaagaaataagatggcaaaaacaaatcagaaaaaaagacggATGATGATGAGAAATAGAGATAAAGACATTCCAGTATGTTTGCACCACCCCTTCCTCTCTCATAAATAAGATACAGTCCCTAAGTTAACGTGATAAGAACTAACAGTGGCATTTTCCTTTAGTTTGTCATATGTATAAATCAAACAGTATGGTGTGAAACTATACTTTATTATCTCTGATGTTGGGTGTACAGGGGTTagatttcagcatgttttctaGACTTAAGGGTCTTTTTAAGACTATAAACAGTGgtgaatgtaactaagtacatttactcaagtactatacTTAAGTATAGTATTTAAGAAAcctgtacttgagtattttatttttatgtgactttatacttttacaccACTActttttagagggaaatattgttcTTGTCAATTCACTTCATTTAGATTCAGATTAAAAAttgtgcataaaaaacacaagaagagtTTAGAGAATATGTTTGCTCTAAATTGAATTAACAAACAGTACACACAAGCACAGCTGCAGCAATTAGCTGATTAATCATCAGTTGATTAATTTAAtaagtaatttttaaatgttttttttccaattttggtgtgtatgtgtgtgttgttattttaaataatctcaagtttatttataattttggatgctttttcgatttttataaaaaaaaaattctttctttcgttttttcataatttgagtgtttgagttttttgggtgttttcttttcaaaaatatttttctttattagatACATCTACTTTTCATACCTAAAGTACATCTATCTGATTATACTTATTTGCTTTTACTACTGTGTTTGAATGCAGaaattttacttgtaacagagcattttcacagggtggtattggaggatctgaatacttcttccacctctgACTCTGGAAGACATGCTGAATCATGATCCGTGAATACCATGGTGCATTTATTGAACTCAAATGCGTTTTTACCGCTGCGGTGATCACGTGATATGGGCGGAAACTGACTCATAGTCCACGCTGAATCTCCCGCGAACGCAGCCATTtacctcttttctctctttgcagTGACACCGGTGAGTCTCTATATGCTTCTCTCACAGCGGGCCAGCCTATATTTCAACTTTGTGTTTATCAGGAAAGTCAGTTTAAACAAGGGGAAACTTAAAGGTACGATTTGTGTCCATGCGGCGTTGCGGGTGTAACCATGTTAGGCTGGGGGAACTACATTGCGCCATTGATTTTCTTGCGCTAACGTTAGCCGTTAGCTCAGTGAAAAGAATGGCTTCCATGCTGCGCTAGCTAACAGGTTAGCAGGCAGAGCTATCCCTCATTTCACTGCTTTGTTCTTGAGACCCGCTAATATTTCTCCAATTAGATGTTTTCGCCTCTGTTGACCAAAACAAACTTGGATACCAGCTCGACGTGTGAAGTTTTTGTTCAAGTTGTTAGCCGGCTGCTACATGGAACATATTAGCTGCTCCGACAACGATTGTTCCAGTCGAACAAGAAAAAGTGCGGTCGCGCGACGTGTGGCGCACTCAAACTAGCGTTACTAGCCTGTTAGCTAGCTTGCAACCGCCTGCGTTGAAATCCTGTTACAGACGCTAGTTTATCATAGTTTGACTCAAATTCACTGTGCTgcgttatttgttttttttcgtaTTTGTCCAAACAGACACTGTGATTTGAAGTTATACAGACTTTTACATAACGTAACGTTGGCTACACGTTAACGTGTCGGAACGTTAGCTTGTATGGAAAACGCTAGAATTGGTTATCGCTAGGTAACAGACAGTGCAGCAAAACTGTTTACCAAACTGCGTCAAAATAAACAGTTAACAGTGACCGTAGCCCCGTAACTTTGGTTATTTAATGCCAGATAAGGTAATCGCTAACACCGCTGTCTTATTGCTGATTGTCTAAGTTAGCAGTCAGGATGATGACGGAGAGCGTGCTAACCATCCCgccttgttttgtttaacttaGAAAAATCGCAACCATGGCGGACTCAATGGCACAGTGTATACCGGTGGCGGTGTTCAAGGTAAGTGTGTTATATGTAATGTCACCTAAATGCTATAGTATGTGTTGCGCAGAGTATTATACTTTGGGTAGCTAGCTGTGCTAACGTTTAATGTGACGAACCAGTACCAACCAGTCTGAACTAACTGCTGTCTCCTGCTTACAGTTGGTCTTAGTAGGGGATGGAGGCACCGGGAAAACGACTTTTGTGAAGAGGCACATCACAGGAGAGTTTGAGAAGAAATATGTCGGTGAGTAACTGTTGCCTCCATGTTACAAagtgaatgacaaaaaagaaaaaaaaatacttagaaACGTTGTACTGACTTAAAATCCCAACCATTATGCTTCATCATATGCACTAAACCATAAGGTTAAGTTAATCATCAATTAGATGGGCCAGATTAAACGTGAGCTGTGGGCTCCTATTCAGTCCCCCTGCTTTCTGATCTGTCAGTAGTGGTGTGCATTTTAGctcataaataatacatttcatcaGAGATTTGCCAAACTAGGTCTGAGAGCATTTCAAACATTGTCCCCATTACACAttttgtccaccagagagcactGCCAAGTCTGCTTTTCAATAGAGAAAAATAAGACATCCACAACTTGTTTGGTTACAGTGTTATGGTGGTAAATCATTGTTCTTGTTGCTTATAAATGTCTATAAAATTCTATAAGATCACTGCTTACAGTTTGATTctccagtggttctcaaccagtGGTCTGGAGACCACAAAGGGTCCTTAAGTGAGTAATGAGGGATCCCCAGGAAAAAGGGCAGTTGCTTTAGAATAAAATCTATATTGTCATTGCATAAAACAGTGTAACAGTAGAGCATCTCCCTGAGTGTGGAGtataggtttaaaaaaaacaaaaaactaaggTGCTAAAATAgatatcaaaaaatatttaacacataCAGACATAATTGTTTTCTCTACTTAATTCATGATCAAAGTAAGCCCCATTTTGAGTAAGAGTGACTATTCTGATCAGAGGTTTTACTTCCTCCACATTTGCTCCAATGTAGATAAGATCTAATTCAGAAAGGCAATATAGAGAGCTGtgcaatttcaacaaaaaatgcGATTTTAATTCTGCAAGTActaattaatgttaattattCTCATTTGtttgcaaatacaaaacaaagcaaaacaaaaaaatagtttgatcATATTTTCCACCCTTCATATATTCTGTCTTTGTTATTCTAGCTACTCTGGGAGTAGAGGTGCACCCGCTGATGTTCCACACCAATAGAGGAATGATCAAGTACAATGTGTGGGACACAGCTGGTCAGGAGAAGTTTGGAGGCCTGAGAGACGGATACTATATTCAAGGTGCTCTTCACAAACCTTTTTATGCCGTTCAAGTTATCAAACCATGATCAAGTCTGCACAGTCTCTATAGATTTGAAGTGAATGGTGTGTTAAGCGTTTCCTGCTCCCCTCCACAGCTCAGTGTGCTATCATCATGTTTGACGTCACCTCTCGAGTCACCTATAAGAACGTGCCCAACTGGCATCGTGACCTAGTGCGTGTCTGTGAGAACATTCCCATCGTCCTTTGTGGCAACAAGGTGGACATCAAAGACAGGAAAGTCAAAGCCAAGAGCATTGTGTTTCACCGCAAGAAGAACCTACAGGTAATAACTGTGCTCACAAAATGATTGTCTTAGTGTTCGTCCTGTGCGTTATATGGAGCGTGGTCTGAACTGTCGTTTTGAAATGCTCTGTCCCCAGTACTACGACATTTCTGCCAAGAGTAACTACAACTTTGAGAAACCTTTCCTGTGGCTAGCAAGAAAGTTGATCGGCGATCCCAACCTGGAGTTTGTGGCAATGCCTGCCCTTGCTCCCCCAGAGGTCCAAATGGACCCGTCCCTCGCTGCAAAGTATGAAGAAGAGCTTCAAGTGAGTATAACCATACAGGTGCAATGTCTTGATTAGGtgactgtagtttattttaagCTAGCAGCTTCTTTACCCGagctgtatatttaaaaaaaaaagtaaaattcagCAGGGCACTGATTTACACTGGGACTCTAAAGATGTATCTGTTCTCTCTCCGACTGTCCAGGTTGCATCACAAACAGCACTCCCAGATGAAGAAGATGACCTCTAACCTGTTACCTGaattttcccctctctctctcacccccaGACGTGGACAGGAAGTTGTCGGAGTTTTGCCCCCTCCCTTTACTGTAAAATcccttttcagattttttatttttgaatttttttgtttgttttaaaactaagaaaaaaacttgGTGAAAAAGTTGTGGTTCTAATTTCACTGTATAAGACACACCCGCCCTAGTGTTGTCGTTGGCATGGCAACATGCTACTCTTCATCATCGAGCACCCTCCACTGCACTTGCCCAGCTCACATAATGCTGTTGTACGGTGTACTGGAAACACTAAGGGGAGtaaactttgaataaaaacattctCAATATAACATGTCTGCTTGTTGATTTCCTTCAACAGCAGTGATCCCAGAGTCATAGGGACACTTTAAAGTTTCAAGAGACCTTTTCATGAATGACACTTGATGTCTCATGGTAGGAAACAGATGGGCATTAAGAATAAACTTACTGATGACTGTTGTATTAAAGTGACCTGGTAAGCTGAAATGGAGGCAGTGAACTGGATTTGATCAATCAGAACTATTAAGATATTTACAATTGTGATTTTCCTCTGGTGACATGTCAAATGTCTTGTGAAAAGGTCTATTGCCATGCAGTTGTCCTTAATTGCAACATTGtgtaaaatgtggaaaaatctAATTATAATCTCGCATTATTAGTGATATACATGTATAAAAATAGTAGAGATAATCCCTAattgtataaaaatgtgaagTAAATATATCGCTCAAGTCTAGTCAACATTGTATTTGGTCTATGCATGATATTTcaaaacctgggcaaactgcATCAAAACTATCTGGATGAACAATGAGCTCTATAATGGCCGCAATTTTGTTCAACTTACCCTTTAACAAAAGTCAGTGATCGCATGATCCACTGGCATTCAGGTGAGAAAATTACATGCACTGTAAGAGTTAAGGCTGTAGCACAAACTTCACAAGGCCGGCAGGACTTACCCAGGGTCCCAAAATGTCTTGTGGACACAGTATCAACAGCATGTCATGCAGTATGTCACATTTGTAGCCCTATCCTCTCACGAGTTACGCTCAAGTAATGCCTGttcctggaaaaaaattattcatcCAACCAGTATCAAAAATAACCTGGGCACAGGTAGTATTTCAGTGTATTGGATGTGTGTAATCTGCTGTGTGTCACTGTATTTGGGTGGAGATTGGTGAAGACAGTATGTACACTACCATAGAAGTGACAGTGTCTTCATCCTGCTTTACACAGCAGTGGCCACCAGGTGTCAGTCACGCTCTTTCGTGCACAGTGGACGATTTTAACAGGGTTACGTAATCGTTTTACGCTGCACGTTTATTGTACTGTGACGTATGCCTTCTATCCGGCCGTTAACATAGGATCATGCACTGTATATAATGCtatacagtataataataaGTATACAGTACAATAATACAGATGTATTtacaataatgattattattattaatattcgGGGGAGCGTATGCATTGCATGCATTGACAAAATGTCACTATGCCAAAATGgtattttcatctgttttactGGCCTGGTTGATGTTAAAGTTCCTTAAAGCAGTGAAGCAGTTAATATATACCATTTTGGCATAGTGACATTTTGTCAATGCATGCAATGCATACGCTCCCCcgaatattaataataataatcattattgtaAATACATCTGTATTATTGTACTGTATACttattattatactgtataGCATTATATACAGTGCATGATNNNNNNNNNNNNNNNNNNNNNNNNNNNNNNNNNNNNNNNNNNNNNNNNNNNNNNNNNNNNNNNNNNNNNNNNNNNNNNNNNNNNNNNNNNNNNNNNNNNNNNNNNNNNNNNNNNNNNNNNNNNNNNNNNNNNNNNNNNNNNNNNNNNNNNNNNNNNNNNNNNNNNNNNNNNNNNNNNNNNNNNNNNNNNNNNNNNNNNNNNNNNNNNNNNNNNNNNNNNNNNNNNNNNNNNNNNNNNNNNNNNNNNNNNNNNNNNNNNNNNNNNNNNNNNNNNNNNNNNNNNNNNNNNNNNNNNNNNNNNNNNNNNNNNNNNNNNNNNNNNNNNNNNNNNNNNNNNNNNNNNNNNNNNNNNNNNNNNNNNNNNNNNNNNNNNNNNNNNNNNNNNNNNNNNNNNNNNNNNNNNNNNNNNNNNNNNNNNNNNNNNNNNNNNNNNNNNNNNNNNNNNNNNNNNNNNNNNNNNNNNNNNNNNNNNNNNNNNNNNNNNNNNNNNNNNNNNNNNNNNNNNNNNNNNNNNNNNNNNNNNNNNNNNNNNNNNNNNNNNNNNNNNNNNNNNNNNNNNNNNNNNNNNNNNNNNNNNNNNNNNNNNNNNNNNNNNNNNNNNNNNNNNNNNNNNNNNNNNNNNNNNNNNNNNNNNNNNNNNNNNNNNNNNNNNNNNNNNNNNNNNNNNNNNNNNNNNNNNNNNNNNNNNNNNNNNNNNNNNNNNNNNNNNNNNNNNNNNNNNNNNNNNNNNNNNNNNNNNNNNNNNNNNNNNNNNNNNNNNNNNNNNNNNNNNNNNNNNNNNNNNNNNNNNNNNNNNNNNNNNNNNNNNNNNNNNNNNNNNNNNNNNNNNNNNNNNNNNNNNNNNNNNNNNNNNNNNNNNNNNNNNNNNNNNNNNNNNNNNNNNNNNNNNNNNNNNNNNNNNNNNNNNNNNNNNNNNNNNNNNNNNNNNNNNNNNNNNNNNNNNNNNNNNNNNNNNNNNNNNNNNNNNNNNNNNNNNNNNNNNNNNNNNNNNNNNNNNNNNNNNNNNNNNNNNNNNNNNNNNNNNNNNNNNNNNNNNNNNNNNNNNNNNNNNNNNNNNNNNNNNNNNNNNNNNNNNNNNNNNNNNNNNNNNNNNNNNNNNNNNNNNNNNNNNNNNNNNNNNNNNNNNNNNNNNNNNNNNNNNNNNNNNNNNNNNNNNNNNNNNNNNNNNNNNNNNNNNNNNNNNNNNNNNNNNNNNNNNNNNNNNNNNNNNNNNNNNNNNNNNNNNNNNNNNNNNNNNNNNNNNNNNNNNNNNNNNNNNNNNNNNNNNNNNNNNNNNNNNNNNNNNNNNNNNNNNNNNNNNNNNNNNNNNNNNNNNNNNNNNNNNNNNNNNNNNNNNNNNNNNNNNNNNNNNNNNNNNNNNNNNNNNNNNNNNNNNNNNNNNNNNNNNNNNNNNNNNNNNNNNNNNNNNNNNNNNNNNNNNNNNNNNNNNNNNNNNNNNNNNNNNNNNNNNNNNNNNNNNNNNNNNNNNNNNNNNNNNNNNNNNNNNNNNNNNNNNNNNNNNNNNNNNNNNNNNNNNNNNNNNNNNNNNNNNNNNNNNNNNNNNNNNNNNNNNNNNNNNNNNNNNNNNNNNNNNNNNNNNNNNNNNNNNNNNNNNNNNNNNNNNNNNNNNNNNNNNNNNNNNNNNNNNNNNNNNNNNNNNNNNNNNNNNNNNNNNNNNNNNNNNNNNNNNNNNNNNNNNNNNNNNNNNNNNNNNNNNNNNNNNNNNNNNNNNNNNNNNNNNNNNNNNNNNNNNNNNNNNNNNNNNNNNNNNNNNNNNNNNNNNNNNNNNNNNNNNNNNNNNNNNNNNNNNNNNNNNNNNNNNNNNNNNNNNNNNNNNNNNNNNNNNNNNNNNNNNNNNNNNNNNNNNNNNNNNNNNNNNNNNNNNNNNNNNNNNNNNNNNNNNNNNNNNNNNNNNNNNNNNNNNNNNNNNNNNNNNNNNNNNNNNNNNNNNNNNNNNNNNNNNNNNNNNNNNNNNNNNNNNNNNNNNNNNNNNNNNNNNNNNNNNNNNNNNNNNNNNNNNNNNNNNNNNNNNNNNNNNNNNNNNNNNNNNNNNNNNNNNNNNNNNNNNNNNNNNNNNNNNNNNNNNNNNNNNNNNNNNNNNNNNNNNNNNNNNNNNNNNNNNNNNNNNNNNNNNNNNNNNNNNNNNNNNNNNNNNNNNNNNNNNNNNNNNNNNNNNNNNNNNNNNNNNNNNNNNNNNNNNNNNNNNNNNNNNNNNNNNNNNNNNNNNNNNNNNNNNNNNNNNNNNNNNNNNNNNNNNNNNNNNNNNNNNNNNNNNNNNNNNNNNNNNNNNNNNNNNNNNNNNNNNNNNNNNNNNNNNNNNNNNNNNNNNNNNNNNNNNNNNNNNNNNNNNNNNNN
Proteins encoded in this window:
- the LOC121947658 gene encoding NADH dehydrogenase [ubiquinone] iron-sulfur protein 8, mitochondrial-like, with the translated sequence MLCTVFSAQMSTTTLSLRLLHCYSKPGTFGPGVIRPFSLSVQREGYKYVNAQEVPTDLKSITDRAATTLLWTELFRGLAMTMSYLFREPATINYPFEKGPLSPRFRGEHALRRYPNGEERCIACKLCEAICPAQAITIEAETRADGSRRTTRYDIDMTKCIYCGFCQEACPVDAIVEGPNFEFSTETHEELLYNKEKLLNNGDLWEAEIAANIKADYLYR
- the LOC121947660 gene encoding GTP-binding nuclear protein Ran; this encodes MADSMAQCIPVAVFKLVLVGDGGTGKTTFVKRHITGEFEKKYVATLGVEVHPLMFHTNRGMIKYNVWDTAGQEKFGGLRDGYYIQAQCAIIMFDVTSRVTYKNVPNWHRDLVRVCENIPIVLCGNKVDIKDRKVKAKSIVFHRKKNLQYYDISAKSNYNFEKPFLWLARKLIGDPNLEFVAMPALAPPEVQMDPSLAAKYEEELQVASQTALPDEEDDL